In a single window of the Nicotiana tomentosiformis chromosome 10, ASM39032v3, whole genome shotgun sequence genome:
- the LOC104104662 gene encoding F-box/LRR-repeat protein 25-like, whose amino-acid sequence MSRCNVVASDARKSTMIGDLPNDILHRVLELIPIQDAAKTSILSKRWTQIWSTQPHLVFDRHFFQYVSNKDASVASIIHKILMQHTGNILGFHLMSKTHELSQSDVDQCIIFVSKQGIQKLTLDLAKSNAGKYSLPCRIFTCSTLTHLKLSRCIFKVPDGTQFPNLVCLELNRSEVDRRRGSEGSLILPMLEILKLRCCIGVSRVNIFAPKIENLSIVSSYTVTFQCFNVNPIFTSIKHLCFNGTSLEVDETLSQTTKLLSYLSREENHVNEALRMIRTVRLRKFKGSKEQLQSLYSCGELTYTVSKGTDIDLFPLLFLGL is encoded by the exons ATGAGTAGATGCAATGTAGTAGCTAGTGATGCGAGGAAGTCTACCATGATTGGCGACTTACCAAATGACATACTACATAGAGTACTAGAGCTTATACCCATCCAAGATGCTGCAAAAACTAGCATCTTATCAAAGCGATGGACACAAATATGGTCTACGCAGCCACACCTTGTGTTTGATCGCCACTTTTTTCAGTATGTATCTAATAAGGACGCTTCTGTTGCaagtataattcataaaattctCATGCAACATACTGGAAATATTCTGGGATTTCATCTTATGTCGAAGACACATGAACTGTCACAGTCAGATGTGGATCAATGCATTATCTTTGTCTCGAAGCAGGGTATCCAGAAACTCACTCTAGATTTGGCGAAGTCCAATGCTGGAAAATACAGTTTGCCTTGTCGCATATTTACATGCTCAACGTTGACACATTTGAAGCTTTCGAGGTGTATCTTTAAGGTGCCAGATGGTACCCAATTCCCTAATCTTGTTTGTCTAGAGTTAAATCGTTCTGAAGTTGACCGTCGTAGAGGATCAGAAGGCTCTCTTATCCTGCCAATGCTTGAGATTTTGAAGTTAAGATGTTGCATTGGTGTGAGTCGTGTTAATATCTTTGCTCCAAAAATTGAGAACTTGTCAATCGTTAGCAGCTATACAGTAACATTTCAGTGTTTTAATGTGAACCCTATCTTTACAAGCATTAAACACCTCTGCTTCAATGGAACATCTTTAGAG GTTGATGAGACATTGAGTCAGACAACGAAACTGTTATCTTACTTATCAAGGGAAGAAAACCATGTGAATGAAGCTCTGAGAATGATTCGAACAGTGAGGTTAAGGAAATTCAAGGGATCAA AGGAACAATTGCAGTCACTTTACAGCTGTGGGGAGTTGACTTATACTGTCAGCAAAGGAACTGATATCgatctgttccctctgttgtttctTGGACTCTGA